The proteins below are encoded in one region of Holophagaceae bacterium:
- a CDS encoding arylamine N-acetyltransferase, giving the protein MEAVFNLEAYLARIGYRGRLDATAESLHGLHLAHAVSIPFENLDIQMGLPIHLDLASLQDKMVHRRRGGYCFEQNTLFQAALKAVGFNPRPCEARVRFGNVVDTARTHMLLLVGVGSTEFLCDVGFGGEGLLHPVPMDGAEHAQFLATYRVVPEGNLQVLQCLQPEGWFDLYAFVPEAREPIDFEVANWYTSTHPQSRFVTTLTAQLPTPEARYVLRNRTLVTNRGSVPEIRELEDAELFEVLKNRFGLEVVPGTRLRALE; this is encoded by the coding sequence ATCGGTTACCGCGGCAGGCTGGATGCGACCGCCGAGTCCTTGCATGGCCTCCACTTGGCCCATGCCGTTTCCATCCCCTTCGAGAATCTGGACATCCAGATGGGACTGCCCATCCATCTGGATCTGGCCTCGCTGCAAGACAAGATGGTGCACCGCAGACGCGGCGGTTACTGCTTTGAACAGAACACCCTTTTCCAGGCCGCGTTGAAGGCTGTCGGCTTCAACCCGAGGCCTTGCGAAGCCAGGGTCCGTTTTGGCAACGTCGTGGACACGGCCCGCACGCACATGCTGCTGCTGGTCGGCGTCGGGAGCACTGAATTCCTATGCGATGTGGGCTTCGGGGGAGAGGGCCTGCTGCATCCCGTGCCGATGGATGGTGCTGAGCATGCCCAGTTCCTGGCCACCTACCGGGTTGTCCCCGAAGGAAACCTCCAGGTGTTGCAATGCCTGCAACCGGAGGGTTGGTTTGATCTTTACGCCTTCGTGCCCGAAGCTCGCGAGCCCATCGATTTCGAAGTGGCCAATTGGTACACCAGCACCCATCCGCAGTCCCGGTTCGTGACAACGTTGACGGCCCAGCTGCCGACACCCGAGGCTCGATATGTCTTGCGGAACCGTACCTTGGTGACCAACCGGGGATCCGTGCCCGAAATCCGCGAACTGGAGGACGCCGAGCTGTTCGAGGTGCTCAAAAACCGATTCGGATTGGAAGTGGTTCCCGGAACGAGACTGCGCGCTTTGGAATGA